The Budorcas taxicolor isolate Tak-1 chromosome 18, Takin1.1, whole genome shotgun sequence genome window below encodes:
- the FBL gene encoding rRNA 2'-O-methyltransferase fibrillarin: MKPGFSPRGGGFGGHGGFGDRGGRGGGRGGFGGGRGGFGGGRGRGGGGGFRGRGRGGGGRGGGFQSGGNRGRGRGGKKGNPSGKNVMVEPHRHEGVFICRGKEDALVTKNLVPGESVYGEKRVSISEGDDKIEYRAWNPFRSKLAAAILGGVDQIHIKPGAKVLYLGAASGTTVSHVSDIVGPDGLVYAVEFSHRSGRDLINLAKKRTNIIPVIEDARHPHKYRMLIAMVDVIFADVAQPDQTRIVALNAHTFLRNGGHFVISIKANCIDSTASAEAVFASEVKKMQQENMKPQEQLTLEPYERDHAVVVGVYRPPPKVKN; this comes from the exons GGTTCAGCCCCCGCGGGGGTGGCTTCGGTGGCCATGGTGGCTTTGGTGACCGCGGAGGTCGCGGCGGTGGCCGCGGAGGCTTCGGCGGGGGCCGAGGAGGCTTCGGCGGGGGCCGAGGTCGCGGCGGAGGAGGAGGCTTCAGGGGCCGTGGACgtggagggggaggaagag GTGGCGGGTTCCAGTCTGGTGGCAACCGGGGTCGTGGTcggggaggaaagaaaggaaacccATCGGGGAAGAATGTGATGGTAGAGCCCCATCGACAcgagg gagtcTTCATTTGTCGGGGAAAGGAAGATGCGCTGGTCACCAAGAACCTGGTCCCTGGGGAATCTGTTTACGGAGAGAAGAGAGTCTCGATTTCG GAGGGAGATGACAAAATTGAGTACCGTGCCTGGAACCCCTTCCGTTCCAAGCTGGCAGCGGCAATCCTGGGCGGGGTGGACCAGATCCACATCAAGCCAGGGGCCAAGGTCCTCTACCTCGGGGCTGCCTCGGGCACCACCGTCTCCCACGTCTCTGATATCGTTGGCCCG GACGGTCTGGTCTATGCAGTTGAGTTCTCCCACCGTTCTGGCCGTGACCTCATTAATTTGGCCAAGAAGCGGACCAACATTATTCCTGTCATTGAAGACGCTCGGCACCCACACAAATACCGCATGCTTATCG CAATGGTGGATGTGATCTTTGCTGATGTGGCCCAGCCAGACCAGACCCGGATTGTAGCCCTGAATGCCCACACCTTCCTGCGTAATGGAGGACACTTTGTGATTTCCATTAAG GCTAATTGCATTGACTCCACAGCTTCCGCCGAGGCTGTCTTTGCCTCTGAAGTGAAAAAGATGCAGCAAGAGAACATGAAGCCCCAGGAGCAGCTGACCCTAGAGCCGTACGAGAGAGACCATGCTGTGGTCGTGGGTGTGTACAG GCCACCTCccaaagtgaagaactga